Genomic DNA from Longimicrobium sp.:
GCCGCCGACGAGAAAGCGGACGTGGCGGTGGTGAGCGAGGCGCTGGCGGCGCGCTACTGGCCCGACGGGAACGCGCTGGGGAAGTCGATCATGATGGGCGAGAAGCCGCTGCAGGTGATCGGAGTGGTGCGCGAGGCCAAGCTCCGCTCGCTGGGCGAAACGCCGAACGGCCTCCTCTACCTGCCGATGGCGCAGGCTCCCACCATGCCCGAGCGCACGCTCAACGTGCGCGTCCGCGAAGGGCAGGAGGGCCCGGTGGCCGCCGCGCTCGCCGCCGAGGTGCGCCGGCTGGACCGCGAGGTCCCCCTCCCCACCTTTCGCTCGCTGCGCGACCTGATCGGCGACTCGCTCCTGGCGCAGCGGCTGGGCGCGCTGCTGGTGGGCGCCTTCGGTGCCGCCGGGCTGCTGCTGGCGTGCGTGGGCGTGTACGGCGCGATGTCGTACACGGTGGGCCAGCGCACGCGCGAGATCGGCGTGCGGATGGCGCTGGGGGCGCAGACCGCGCAGGTGCTCAAGCTGGTGCTGGGGCAGGGCGTGGTGCTCGCCGCCGCGGGCATCGGGGCGGGGCTCATCGCGGCGGTGGCGGCCACGCGCGTCGTGGGGCACCTTCTCTACGGCGTGAGCGCCACCGACCCGCTCACATTCGCGACGGTGTCGCTGCTCCTGGCCGCCACCACGCTCGTCGCCACCTACCTCCCCGCCCGCCGCGCCGCCCGCGTGGACCCGATGGTCGCGCTGCGTTCCGAATGAACCGCAATCTGCCTGTCTCCAGCATGCGAGTCACGATGATGAAGCTTCGATCGATCCTCCTCCTGGCCTTCCTCGCGGCGTGTGGCCCGGCGAAGGCGCCCGCTCCGTTCGACACGCCCATCGCCTTCACGCACGCGACGGTGGTGGACGTGGAGACGGGGCGCCTCCTGCCCAACCAGACGGTGGTGGTGGCGGGGAACCGCATCCGCGAGGTGGGGCCCGCCGTTCGTATTGGCGCCGGGACGCGCGTGGTGGATGCCAGCGGGAAGTTCCTGATCCCGGGGCTGTGGGACATGCACACGCACGTGTACGGCAACGGGCCGGGCGCGCTCCTGCTGTACGCGGCCAACGGCGTCACCAGCATCCGCGACATGGGCGCGGACGACTTCGCGCGGGTGCGCGCGTGGCGCGACAGCATCGCGGCCGGGCAGCGCATGGGCCCGCGCATGAAGATCGCCTCGCCCGTGGTGGAGAGCCCGCGCTGGATCGCCGCCGTCCGGGGCATGCAGGAGCGCGAGGGGCAGAACACCGGCTGGCTCGCCTTCCGCTTCGGCCCCTCGACGCCGGCGGAGGCAATCGCCTTCGTGGACTCGGTGGCCAGGCTCGGCGCGGACCACGTCAAGGTGCGCAACTACCCCGCGCCCGAGGTGCTCCGCGCGCTGATGCAGCGCGCGGGCGAGCGCGGCCTTCCCGTCTATGCGCACACGCACGGCGGAATGCGGCCCGCCGATGCCTCGGCGGCGGGGATGGCGAGCTTCGAGC
This window encodes:
- a CDS encoding amidohydrolase family protein, giving the protein MMKLRSILLLAFLAACGPAKAPAPFDTPIAFTHATVVDVETGRLLPNQTVVVAGNRIREVGPAVRIGAGTRVVDASGKFLIPGLWDMHTHVYGNGPGALLLYAANGVTSIRDMGADDFARVRAWRDSIAAGQRMGPRMKIASPVVESPRWIAAVRGMQEREGQNTGWLAFRFGPSTPAEAIAFVDSVARLGADHVKVRNYPAPEVLRALMQRAGERGLPVYAHTHGGMRPADASAAGMASFEHGFFPAITESRAGRDSVYRELILNGTAIAPTLVTWRGRVLSGDSLLVLASADAPRLRYLPARVSQRWRDEAKTRKHETAMDWGAMYRNDVRNLRELAAAGMVVMVGSDAGAPLVVPGFATHDELAQLVEIGGFTPLQALQAATLRPARFMGRADSLGIVAGGRLADLVLLDANPLADIRNTQKIRGVVLNGRYLDRAALDALLADAERAAK